The Mycetohabitans endofungorum genome contains a region encoding:
- a CDS encoding cell division protein ZapA: MTMKQIEVSILGQSYRLATSPENESALHEAAERVDREMNKVRAASSVRGHDRIAVMAALSIASELLQLQKSVRHGEAFPAEEIQRTMRQMNEQLAAVIRQHDLTQA; the protein is encoded by the coding sequence ATGACGATGAAACAGATCGAAGTGTCGATCCTCGGCCAATCGTATCGGCTCGCCACCTCGCCCGAAAACGAGTCCGCGCTGCACGAAGCGGCCGAGCGCGTGGACCGAGAAATGAACAAGGTCCGCGCCGCGAGCAGCGTGCGCGGCCATGACCGGATCGCGGTGATGGCCGCCCTGTCGATCGCCTCCGAACTGCTGCAATTGCAAAAGAGCGTGCGACACGGTGAGGCATTCCCCGCGGAGGAAATCCAGCGTACAATGCGTCAAATGAATGAACAGCTTGCGGCAGTTATCCGCCAGCATGATCTGACGCAAGCATAG
- a CDS encoding FecCD family ABC transporter permease → MGAGSSGSARPMSPRRAAAIWLALAVAAGLLLVISLATGSVRIAPARVLAALAGSPGFDADIVRALRLPRSLAGFACGALLSLAGALLQVLLRNPLADPYVLGVSGGAAAFAVAAMLLGVPWWGTQVAAFAGSLVSMGIVFGLARRTLWLGEPRDASPRLLLTGVVVAAGFSAATALMMTFSPERTLRGIVFWLQGDLNGAGMPWFALAVLVMLVALCVPATRQLNALARGDQFAQALGVPVVALRARVYVMASLAAAAAVTTAGTLGFVGLVVPHLVRLTWGNDQRMLVPASMLGGGAAVMGADLVARSAFAPTQLPVGVVTALVGVPLFLWMLLGCRR, encoded by the coding sequence ATGGGCGCAGGGTCTAGCGGCAGCGCCCGCCCGATGTCGCCGCGCCGTGCGGCGGCGATCTGGCTCGCACTGGCCGTCGCCGCCGGCTTGCTGCTGGTGATCTCGCTTGCTACAGGCAGCGTGCGGATCGCGCCAGCGCGCGTGCTCGCCGCGTTGGCCGGCAGCCCCGGCTTTGACGCGGATATCGTGCGCGCGCTGCGGCTGCCGCGCTCGCTCGCGGGCTTTGCCTGCGGCGCGCTGTTGTCGCTGGCCGGCGCGTTGCTGCAAGTGCTGTTGCGCAATCCGCTCGCCGATCCGTACGTGCTCGGCGTATCGGGCGGCGCGGCGGCATTCGCGGTGGCTGCGATGTTGCTGGGCGTGCCATGGTGGGGCACGCAGGTGGCCGCGTTCGCCGGCTCGCTGGTGTCGATGGGCATCGTGTTCGGCCTTGCACGCCGCACATTGTGGCTGGGTGAGCCGCGCGACGCATCGCCGCGGCTGCTGCTGACCGGCGTTGTCGTGGCCGCGGGCTTCAGTGCGGCCACCGCGTTAATGATGACGTTTAGCCCCGAACGCACGTTGCGCGGCATCGTGTTCTGGCTGCAAGGCGATTTGAACGGCGCCGGCATGCCGTGGTTCGCGCTGGCCGTGCTGGTGATGCTGGTCGCCTTGTGCGTGCCGGCCACGCGCCAACTCAATGCGCTGGCCCGCGGCGATCAGTTTGCGCAGGCGCTGGGCGTGCCGGTCGTCGCGTTGCGCGCGCGCGTTTATGTGATGGCGTCGTTGGCTGCTGCGGCGGCTGTCACTACGGCCGGCACGCTCGGCTTTGTCGGTCTGGTGGTGCCGCACTTGGTGCGGCTGACGTGGGGCAACGACCAGCGTATGCTGGTGCCCGCGTCGATGCTCGGCGGCGGCGCGGCCGTGATGGGCGCGGACCTGGTCGCGCGCAGTGCCTTCGCGCCGACGCAATTGCCGGTGGGCGTGGTGACCGCGTTGGTCGGCGTGCCGCTGTTCCTCTGGATGCTGTTGGGGTGCAGGCGATGA
- a CDS encoding DUF2486 family protein: MTDPIDESIPVLTNVLVSGAPEMARSRAQWLVERCTMKPACTPASRIDADFVPVPQDGGWTAPDVDRIVERLRARLGAYLTGEGRDAIEARCREAFAEHAGWLVSQVTREVVLTLETELEQWMHDALDAEIEQRADQH; the protein is encoded by the coding sequence ATGACTGACCCGATCGACGAATCCATCCCGGTGCTGACCAACGTGCTGGTCAGTGGCGCGCCCGAGATGGCCCGCAGCCGCGCGCAATGGCTCGTCGAGCGGTGCACGATGAAACCGGCGTGCACCCCTGCGTCCCGTATCGATGCCGATTTTGTGCCGGTGCCGCAGGACGGCGGATGGACTGCGCCCGACGTGGACCGTATCGTCGAACGGCTGCGTGCTCGTCTGGGCGCGTACCTGACCGGCGAGGGACGCGATGCGATCGAGGCGCGCTGCCGCGAGGCGTTCGCCGAGCATGCGGGTTGGCTCGTGAGCCAGGTCACGCGCGAAGTCGTGCTGACGCTCGAAACAGAATTGGAGCAGTGGATGCACGATGCGCTGGATGCCGAGATCGAGCAGCGCGCCGACCAGCACTGA
- the lgt gene encoding prolipoprotein diacylglyceryl transferase translates to MLIHPNFDPVAFHLGPLAVRWYGLMYLVAFIAAIVVGRLRLRLPHVAAQGWTLRDIDDMLFYGVLGTILGGRLGYVLFYKADFYLAHPVDIFKVWEGGMSFHGGFLGVTLAMLVFAYQRNRTWLQVTDFVAPMVPTGLAAGRFGNFINGELWGRVTAPDAPWAMGFPGAVNEDLGWLASHPLQAAQWHLLDVFQRYSMLPRHPSQLYEIALEGGVLFVVLWCFARKPRPVGAASAVFLLGYGMARFTVEFAREPDDFLGLLAFNLSMGQWLSLPMIVVGALVLVWSYRRNARLPGVRSADSAG, encoded by the coding sequence GTGCTGATTCATCCGAATTTCGACCCCGTTGCGTTCCACCTCGGTCCACTCGCGGTGCGCTGGTACGGGTTGATGTACCTGGTCGCGTTCATCGCGGCGATCGTTGTCGGCCGGTTGCGGCTGCGCCTGCCGCATGTCGCGGCGCAAGGCTGGACGTTGCGCGACATCGACGACATGCTGTTCTATGGTGTGCTAGGCACGATCCTCGGCGGCCGCCTCGGCTACGTGCTGTTTTACAAGGCCGACTTCTACCTGGCCCATCCGGTTGACATCTTCAAGGTCTGGGAAGGCGGGATGTCGTTCCACGGCGGCTTCCTCGGCGTGACGCTCGCGATGCTCGTGTTCGCGTACCAACGCAACCGCACGTGGCTGCAGGTCACCGATTTCGTCGCGCCGATGGTGCCGACGGGGTTGGCAGCCGGCCGGTTCGGCAATTTCATCAACGGCGAGCTGTGGGGGCGCGTCACGGCGCCAGATGCTCCGTGGGCGATGGGATTCCCCGGCGCAGTCAATGAAGATCTGGGGTGGCTCGCGTCGCATCCGCTGCAAGCCGCGCAATGGCACTTGCTGGACGTGTTCCAGCGCTACTCTATGCTGCCGCGTCATCCGTCACAGCTTTATGAGATCGCGCTGGAGGGCGGTGTGCTGTTCGTCGTGCTCTGGTGCTTCGCACGCAAGCCGCGTCCGGTCGGCGCCGCCTCGGCGGTCTTCCTGCTCGGCTATGGCATGGCGCGCTTCACGGTCGAGTTTGCGCGCGAGCCGGACGACTTTCTCGGATTGCTCGCGTTCAATCTGTCGATGGGGCAGTGGCTTTCCCTGCCGATGATCGTGGTTGGCGCACTGGTGCTCGTCTGGTCCTACAGGCGCAATGCGCGTCTGCCCGGTGTCCGCTCGGCGGACTCGGCCGGCTGA
- the ilvD gene encoding dihydroxy-acid dehydratase has protein sequence MPYNRRSKNITQGVARAPNRSMYYALGYKKEDFDKPMIGIANGHSTITPCNAGLQRLADAAVGAIKDAGANAQTFGTPTISDGMSMGTEGMKYSLVSREVISDCIETCVQGQWMDGVAVIGGCDKNMPGGMMALARMNVPGIYIYGGTIRPGHWKGKDLTIVSSFEAVGEFTAGRMTQEDFDGVERNACPSTGSCGGMYTANTMSSSFEALGMSLLYSSTMANPDDEKVASAAESARVLVEAVKNDLKPRDIITRQSIENAVSLIMATGGSTNAVLHYLAIAHAAEVEWTIDDFERIRKRVPVICNLKPSGQYVATDLHRAGGVPQVLKILLDAGLLHGDCVTITGQTIAEALKDVPSQPRADQQVIFPIDKALYSEGHLAILKGNLAESGAVAKITGLKNPVITGPARVFDDEQSALEAILADRIKAGDVMVLRYLGPKGGPGMPEMLAPTSAIIGKGLGESVGLITDGRFSGGTWGMVVGHVAPEAFAGGTIALVQEGDSITIDAHKLLLQLNVDEVELARRRAAWTQPKPRYTRGVLAKYAELARPADQGAVTG, from the coding sequence ATGCCATACAACCGTCGTTCGAAGAACATCACTCAAGGCGTCGCCCGTGCGCCGAACCGCTCGATGTATTACGCGCTCGGCTATAAGAAGGAAGATTTTGACAAGCCGATGATCGGCATCGCCAACGGTCACTCAACGATCACGCCATGCAACGCGGGGTTGCAACGGCTCGCCGACGCGGCAGTCGGCGCGATCAAGGACGCCGGCGCCAATGCACAAACGTTCGGCACGCCGACCATCTCGGACGGCATGTCGATGGGCACGGAAGGCATGAAGTACTCGCTGGTGTCGCGCGAAGTGATCTCCGATTGCATCGAGACTTGCGTGCAGGGGCAGTGGATGGATGGCGTGGCGGTCATCGGCGGCTGCGACAAGAACATGCCGGGTGGCATGATGGCATTGGCCCGGATGAACGTGCCGGGCATCTATATCTACGGCGGCACGATCCGTCCGGGTCACTGGAAGGGCAAGGATTTGACTATCGTGTCGTCGTTCGAAGCGGTCGGCGAGTTCACCGCGGGACGCATGACGCAGGAGGACTTTGATGGGGTCGAGCGCAACGCGTGTCCGAGCACCGGTTCGTGCGGCGGCATGTACACTGCGAACACGATGAGCTCGTCATTCGAGGCGCTGGGCATGTCGCTGCTGTACTCGTCGACGATGGCCAATCCGGACGACGAGAAGGTCGCATCCGCCGCCGAATCGGCGCGCGTGCTCGTCGAAGCGGTGAAAAATGACTTGAAGCCGCGCGACATCATCACGCGCCAATCGATCGAAAACGCCGTATCGCTGATCATGGCAACCGGTGGCTCGACGAACGCAGTGCTGCACTATCTGGCCATCGCGCACGCCGCCGAGGTCGAGTGGACGATCGATGACTTCGAGCGCATCCGCAAGCGTGTGCCGGTGATCTGCAATCTGAAGCCGTCCGGCCAATATGTGGCCACCGACCTGCATCGCGCCGGCGGCGTTCCGCAAGTGCTGAAGATCCTGCTGGACGCCGGCCTGCTACATGGGGACTGCGTGACGATCACCGGCCAAACGATCGCCGAGGCACTGAAAGACGTGCCGAGCCAGCCCCGCGCGGACCAGCAGGTGATCTTCCCGATCGATAAGGCGCTGTACAGCGAGGGGCATCTGGCGATCCTGAAAGGTAATTTGGCCGAGTCTGGCGCGGTCGCGAAAATCACCGGCCTGAAAAACCCCGTCATCACGGGGCCAGCCCGTGTGTTCGATGACGAGCAGAGTGCGCTCGAGGCAATTCTGGCGGACCGGATCAAGGCCGGTGACGTGATGGTGCTGCGCTATCTCGGCCCCAAGGGTGGGCCCGGCATGCCGGAAATGCTCGCGCCGACCTCCGCCATCATCGGCAAAGGGCTGGGCGAATCCGTCGGGCTGATCACCGATGGACGCTTCTCCGGCGGCACCTGGGGCATGGTGGTCGGCCACGTCGCGCCGGAAGCCTTCGCCGGTGGCACGATTGCGCTGGTGCAGGAAGGCGACTCGATTACGATCGACGCACACAAGCTGCTGCTGCAATTAAACGTTGACGAGGTCGAACTGGCGCGCCGCCGCGCCGCATGGACCCAGCCCAAGCCGCGCTATACCCGCGGCGTGCTTGCCAAGTATGCCGAACTCGCGCGCCCGGCCGACCAAGGCGCCGTCACCGGCTGA
- a CDS encoding c-type cytochrome, with protein MLAPSFREIAAHYAHQPDASVRLQHKILDGGAGTWGNVLMPANTQITDAQAAALAAWTLRLQ; from the coding sequence ATGCTAGCGCCGTCATTTCGGGAGATCGCTGCGCACTATGCCCACCAGCCGGACGCCTCGGTACGGCTGCAGCACAAGATCCTCGATGGCGGCGCAGGCACGTGGGGCAATGTGCTGATGCCGGCCAATACCCAGATCACCGATGCGCAGGCGGCCGCACTCGCCGCGTGGACCCTCCGGCTGCAATAG
- a CDS encoding EVE domain-containing protein: MRYWLMKSEPDEASIDDLAASPTRTLPWTGVRNYQARNFMRDSMQPGDGVLFYHSSCTEPGIAGLAEVASGPYADPTQFDAASPYYDPKSRCDAPRWLLVDVRFVKKLRLIPLGELRAHTALADMRVLARGNRLSITPVTPDQWCYITDTLAEAE, translated from the coding sequence ATGCGCTACTGGCTGATGAAGTCCGAACCCGACGAAGCGAGCATCGACGATCTGGCCGCGTCCCCTACCCGCACGTTGCCGTGGACCGGCGTGCGCAATTACCAAGCGCGTAATTTCATGCGCGACAGCATGCAGCCCGGCGACGGTGTGCTGTTCTATCACAGCAGTTGTACCGAACCCGGCATCGCGGGCCTGGCCGAAGTCGCCTCCGGCCCCTATGCGGACCCGACACAATTCGATGCCGCTAGTCCTTACTACGATCCCAAGTCGCGTTGCGATGCACCACGTTGGCTTCTGGTCGACGTGCGCTTTGTCAAGAAGCTACGACTGATTCCGTTGGGCGAGCTGCGCGCGCACACCGCGCTGGCGGACATGCGGGTGCTGGCGCGCGGCAACCGTCTGTCGATCACGCCGGTTACGCCCGATCAATGGTGCTATATCACCGATACGCTGGCTGAGGCCGAATAG
- a CDS encoding TonB-dependent receptor plug domain-containing protein, whose product MRTPIAAAALLAFASLPHVATAQLVQTLDDDRGTGSRADSDLVGPVTRFGMVANVDSAKDADTTAHTDTAAYTGITAHIDTTANANPVAYTHTVANAGTAVSTSASATEARSCTGDDPVRRGALVPIVVSAARNAQALPDALPQTTLFDRRAIEDSSATDLAGLLQFAPGVQITRNGGAGQTAGLFMRGAPIAQTLVMIDGVRVDSAALGATQIAQIPLDQVERVEVVNGNVSALYGSSAIGGVVQVFTRDGGNYPPRFTLDGEYGSYRTQRQHAGVNGALDVAGATTFSVDASRMKTDGFSSIDPNRAPVNPNANGTFNESVSASLKHRFSPGWDAGIRYFQSFSKTSFDNPFGMPTDLNKERDRVGQVSVFVNGGLTERWSTHLSVAQGTDRSQIFVNGQQTSRYDTTNGQLDWQNDYAIAAGHKLVFGYQHINQDLDASDFTTPARRVNSGYVGYNGELGRNEMQFNLRRDQYSDFGGANSYFVGYGYRFTDHWKAIVNYSDAFRAPTFNDLYFPFSGDPSLKPEQAHSLETALQYASPALGVARVTAFQTRYRNLIQYALADHGRYVAQNVGRAKVQGIEASWSGQVGRTDVRASFTFQNPVDEVSDRDLTRRPRRFATVSANHSFDGWRIGGQWLLTGARHDNGQPMGGYGVVNLSARYNITKSWYVAARVENLFDKDYETLYTYNTPKRGAYLTLGWQQQ is encoded by the coding sequence ATGCGTACGCCTATTGCAGCGGCAGCGCTGCTCGCGTTCGCCAGCTTGCCGCACGTCGCCACGGCGCAGCTTGTCCAGACCCTCGACGATGACCGCGGGACAGGCTCGCGCGCAGACAGTGACCTCGTCGGCCCTGTTACACGCTTTGGCATGGTGGCCAACGTTGATTCAGCGAAGGATGCCGACACTACGGCACACACCGACACTGCGGCATACACCGGCATTACAGCACACATCGACACTACGGCAAACGCCAACCCTGTGGCATATACCCACACTGTGGCGAATGCCGGCACTGCTGTGAGCACCAGTGCCTCGGCAACCGAAGCCCGGTCTTGCACTGGCGATGACCCGGTGCGGCGCGGCGCGCTGGTGCCGATTGTGGTGAGCGCCGCGCGCAACGCGCAGGCGTTGCCGGACGCGCTGCCGCAAACGACGCTGTTCGACCGGCGTGCCATTGAGGACAGCAGCGCGACGGATCTAGCCGGGCTGCTGCAATTCGCGCCGGGTGTGCAGATCACCCGCAACGGCGGCGCGGGCCAGACGGCGGGGCTGTTCATGCGCGGCGCGCCGATCGCGCAGACATTGGTGATGATTGACGGCGTGCGCGTGGACTCCGCGGCGCTGGGCGCGACGCAAATCGCTCAGATTCCATTGGATCAGGTCGAGCGCGTCGAGGTCGTCAACGGCAACGTGTCGGCGCTGTACGGATCGAGTGCGATTGGCGGCGTCGTGCAGGTATTTACGCGTGACGGCGGTAATTATCCGCCGCGCTTTACGCTGGATGGCGAGTATGGCAGCTATCGCACGCAGCGCCAGCATGCGGGCGTGAACGGGGCGCTCGATGTGGCCGGCGCGACAACGTTTAGCGTCGATGCGTCGCGCATGAAGACCGATGGTTTTTCTTCGATTGATCCGAACCGGGCCCCGGTGAATCCGAATGCGAACGGCACGTTCAACGAGAGCGTGAGCGCGTCGCTGAAGCACCGCTTCAGTCCAGGCTGGGACGCGGGTATCCGCTACTTTCAATCATTCTCGAAGACCAGCTTCGACAATCCGTTCGGCATGCCAACCGACTTGAACAAAGAGCGCGATCGCGTCGGGCAAGTGTCCGTATTCGTGAACGGCGGCCTGACCGAGCGTTGGAGCACGCATCTGAGCGTCGCGCAGGGCACTGACCGCTCGCAGATCTTCGTCAACGGGCAGCAGACCAGCCGCTACGACACGACGAACGGCCAATTGGACTGGCAGAACGACTATGCTATCGCCGCTGGCCACAAGCTGGTGTTCGGCTACCAGCACATCAATCAGGACCTGGACGCGTCGGACTTCACCACGCCCGCGCGGCGCGTGAATTCCGGCTACGTCGGCTATAACGGCGAGCTGGGCCGCAACGAGATGCAATTCAACCTGCGGCGCGATCAGTATTCGGATTTCGGCGGCGCCAACAGCTACTTCGTTGGCTATGGTTACCGATTCACCGATCACTGGAAGGCCATCGTCAACTATTCCGATGCATTTCGCGCACCGACCTTCAACGACTTGTATTTTCCCTTTTCCGGCGATCCGAGCTTGAAACCGGAGCAGGCGCATTCGCTCGAAACGGCGTTGCAATATGCGTCGCCGGCGCTTGGCGTGGCGCGCGTCACCGCGTTCCAGACCCGCTATCGGAATTTAATCCAGTATGCGCTTGCGGACCATGGGCGGTATGTTGCGCAGAACGTGGGCCGGGCAAAAGTCCAGGGTATCGAGGCCTCATGGTCGGGCCAGGTGGGCCGTACCGACGTGCGCGCCAGCTTCACGTTCCAAAATCCTGTCGATGAGGTTTCGGACCGGGATTTGACGCGGCGGCCGCGTCGCTTTGCCACCGTGTCGGCGAACCACAGCTTCGACGGTTGGCGGATCGGCGGGCAATGGCTGTTGACTGGCGCGCGCCACGACAACGGCCAGCCGATGGGCGGATATGGCGTGGTCAATCTGAGTGCCCGATACAATATCACCAAGTCTTGGTATGTCGCGGCGCGCGTCGAGAACCTATTCGATAAGGATTATGAGACGCTCTATACGTACAACACGCCAAAGCGTGGCGCGTATCTCACGCTGGGTTGGCAGCAGCAATAG
- a CDS encoding ATPase — protein sequence MLTELENLSQNIGRLIEISDRNRQARLAVEQQLEAARAQRDALRAQLEQAQRERDALHIERDALSAKIDDAQVRLNAILEKLPHTRLPDSPLDVQPSQASDVPSPSPASGDERQGETA from the coding sequence ATGCTTACCGAACTTGAAAATTTGTCCCAGAACATCGGTCGGCTGATCGAGATCAGCGACCGGAACCGTCAAGCGCGGCTAGCCGTCGAACAGCAACTCGAGGCCGCGCGTGCGCAACGCGACGCGCTGCGAGCACAACTCGAACAGGCGCAGCGCGAACGCGACGCGCTGCACATCGAACGCGACGCGTTGTCCGCAAAGATTGACGATGCCCAGGTCCGCTTGAACGCGATCCTGGAAAAACTACCGCACACGCGATTGCCGGATTCCCCGCTCGACGTGCAGCCATCACAAGCCAGTGACGTACCGTCACCGTCACCCGCATCTGGGGACGAGCGCCAAGGAGAAACCGCATGA
- a CDS encoding DNA polymerase III subunit chi: MTRVDFHTHVADPLGYACRLARKAYQAAQPLVVLGEPAVLRAFDERLWTFSPLDFIPHCMAGSALADETPVVLTTDLDQAPHYAILLNLGSAVPPQFARFERLLEVIGNDEHGLAAGRERYRFYRDRGYTLNMYKQGE; the protein is encoded by the coding sequence ATGACCCGTGTGGACTTTCACACCCACGTCGCGGATCCACTGGGCTATGCGTGCCGGCTGGCGCGCAAGGCCTACCAGGCCGCGCAGCCGCTCGTCGTGCTGGGCGAGCCCGCCGTGCTGCGCGCCTTCGACGAGCGGCTGTGGACGTTTTCGCCGCTGGACTTCATCCCGCATTGCATGGCCGGCTCGGCGCTGGCTGACGAGACGCCGGTGGTGCTGACCACCGACCTGGATCAGGCGCCACACTACGCGATCCTGCTCAACCTGGGCAGCGCGGTGCCGCCGCAATTCGCGCGTTTCGAGCGGTTGCTCGAGGTTATCGGCAATGACGAGCACGGGCTCGCGGCCGGGCGCGAGCGGTACCGTTTCTATCGGGACCGCGGCTACACGTTGAACATGTATAAGCAAGGCGAGTGA
- a CDS encoding SIMPL domain-containing protein (The SIMPL domain is named for its presence in mouse protein SIMPL (signalling molecule that associates with mouse pelle-like kinase). Bacterial member BP26, from Brucella, was shown to assemble into a channel-like structure, while YggE from E. coli has been associated with resistance to oxidative stress.), whose translation MRGIVAACALASVPLTLGLAPGAALAQAAPVAPPSGVLSLSAERSIDVQEDVVRITLFYEQESQDAATLTRALNKRADEALRQARSDDKVTVQTGAFTIYPSTSRDGKIAAWRGRTEIVLESRDFGAASRLAGQLSNTMQVDNVAFSLSPQARRDAETKLTSGAIAAFRDQAQAAAQAFGYGGYTIREVRINQGAGASPRPFMLMATPTRTDAKAAAPLPIEAGKSTVTVEVSGSIQMTR comes from the coding sequence ATGCGCGGCATCGTGGCCGCATGCGCGCTTGCGAGTGTTCCGCTGACGCTGGGCCTGGCGCCCGGCGCCGCACTTGCGCAGGCCGCGCCAGTGGCACCGCCGTCCGGCGTGCTATCGCTGAGCGCTGAGCGAAGCATCGACGTGCAAGAGGACGTCGTGCGCATCACGCTGTTCTATGAGCAGGAGAGCCAGGATGCCGCCACCCTGACCCGGGCGCTGAACAAACGTGCCGACGAGGCGCTGCGGCAGGCGCGGAGCGACGACAAAGTGACCGTGCAAACCGGCGCCTTCACGATCTATCCATCGACTAGCCGCGACGGCAAAATCGCCGCCTGGCGCGGTCGAACCGAGATCGTGCTCGAGTCGCGCGACTTCGGTGCCGCGTCGCGGCTCGCGGGCCAGTTGAGCAACACGATGCAAGTGGACAATGTGGCGTTCTCGTTATCACCGCAGGCGCGCCGCGACGCGGAAACCAAGCTGACCTCGGGTGCCATTGCGGCGTTCCGCGACCAGGCGCAAGCCGCCGCGCAGGCTTTCGGCTATGGCGGCTATACGATTCGGGAAGTGCGCATTAACCAGGGAGCCGGCGCTAGCCCGCGGCCGTTCATGTTGATGGCCACGCCCACAAGGACCGATGCGAAGGCCGCAGCGCCGCTGCCGATCGAGGCGGGCAAAAGCACGGTGACGGTCGAAGTATCCGGTTCGATCCAGATGACGCGCTGA
- a CDS encoding LysR family transcriptional regulator: MSFDLRQLRYFVTLAEEQHFSRAAARLAMTQPPLSQAIRLLEDALGVRLFERTKRSVELTPVGAALLPEVRRVLAAADALAPLARSLAQGETGVLALAFVSSADYGLLPGLLRQFGERFPRVRLQLLEATSDVQIDELVAGRIDAGIVIPPIPPRHAAALSYLPIAREPLIVALSCELAQALDTAYNQAEIELAQFADVPLVIFPRRLAPAFYDIIMGCYKAAGIVPRIGQEAIQMQTIVSLVSAGMGVALVPQSLRNLRRTGVVYRALRGALPVVETGLVWRTGDVSPVLAGFIDVVRAHALLTP; the protein is encoded by the coding sequence ATGTCCTTCGATTTGCGCCAATTGCGCTACTTTGTCACGCTGGCCGAGGAACAGCACTTCAGCCGGGCGGCGGCCCGTCTCGCGATGACGCAGCCGCCGCTGTCGCAGGCGATTCGTTTGCTGGAGGACGCGCTCGGCGTGCGTTTGTTCGAGCGCACCAAACGCTCGGTCGAGCTGACACCGGTGGGCGCCGCGCTGCTGCCCGAAGTGCGGCGGGTGCTGGCCGCCGCCGATGCGTTGGCGCCGCTCGCGCGCAGTCTGGCGCAGGGCGAGACCGGGGTGCTCGCGTTGGCGTTCGTGTCGAGCGCCGACTATGGGCTGCTGCCCGGTCTGTTGCGGCAATTCGGTGAACGTTTTCCGCGCGTCAGGCTCCAGTTGCTTGAGGCGACCAGTGACGTGCAGATTGACGAACTGGTGGCCGGACGCATCGACGCGGGCATCGTAATCCCGCCGATTCCGCCCCGTCATGCGGCCGCGCTGTCATATCTGCCGATCGCGCGTGAGCCATTGATCGTCGCCCTGTCGTGCGAACTGGCCCAGGCGCTGGACACGGCGTACAACCAGGCGGAAATCGAGCTGGCGCAGTTCGCCGACGTGCCGCTGGTGATTTTCCCGCGGCGTTTGGCGCCCGCGTTTTATGACATCATAATGGGCTGCTACAAGGCTGCGGGCATCGTGCCGCGGATCGGCCAGGAAGCGATCCAGATGCAGACGATCGTCAGTCTTGTGTCGGCCGGCATGGGCGTCGCGTTGGTGCCGCAATCGCTTCGCAACTTGCGGCGTACGGGCGTCGTCTACCGAGCGCTGCGCGGTGCGCTGCCGGTCGTCGAAACGGGCCTAGTATGGCGCACAGGCGATGTCAGCCCAGTACTGGCGGGCTTCATCGACGTCGTGCGCGCGCATGCGCTATTGACCCCCTGA